The window CCTCTAAATCAAAGACCTGATGATAAATTTTTAAAGGAATTGGGCCTTATAAGGGCCGATATTGTGGATACTGATTTTGAAGAACATAAAAAAAGACCCCGTAGCATGGAAGATTACCTCAATGGCAGGATCCCCCCTGAAAAGATGGATGAATTCAAAAAATCCTTTGACATCATAGGGGACGTGGTGATCCTGGAGATTCCCGATGAATTGGAAGATGAAAAATATCTCATTGGAGAGGCAGCCCTTAAATTCACCAAAAGAAAATCTGTTTACCGCAAAAAAAGTAAAATAAAAGGTATTGTTCGCACCCGTGAACTGGAACACCTTGCTGGAGAAGACCAGCCAGTGACCATTCACAAAGAGTATGACTCCCATATAACGTTAGATGTTAAAAAGGTTTATTTCAGCCCTCGTCTGGCCACAGAAAGGAAGATCGTAACTGATCAAGTGCACGATGGGGAAATAATCATTGACATGTTTGCCGGAGTGGGACCCTTCTCTATCAACATCGCCCGGAGACGTAAAGTCCAGATATATGCTGTGGATATCAACCCCCATGCAGTAAATTATCTTGAAAAGAATATCACTTCCAATAAGCTTAAAGGACAGATCAAACCCACACAGGGAGATGTTGCCGAAGTATTAAAAAATCTCAACCTTGAGGTGGATCGGATTATCATGAACTTGCCCGGTACTGCCTACGAATTCCTTCCCATAGCAATCAAACACATTAAACCAGGTGGAACACTTCATTATTACCAGTTCAGCCGTGATTTTGAAGATCCAATAAAAAGAGTGAAACAAGCCGCACAACCCCGCCATGTGAAGATATTAGATAAGAGGAAAGTGAAATCCAGGAGTCCTGGTGTGTGGCACGTTGCAATTGATGCTAAAATTACATGATAATTAGTATGTCAGGCCATCAAAAAGGATCCACAATTCCCTCTTCAGTTATGATCCCTGTGATCAGGTCACTGGGCACCACATCAAAGGAGGGATTCCTCACTTCCGTTCCTATGGGAGCTGCCTGACAGCCAGCAAAACTCAAAACTTCAAAAGTATCTCTTTCCTCAATTTCTATATCATAAATACTACTTTCATAGTCAAAGGTGCTCTTGGGCGCGGCTACATAGAATGGTACGTTGAAACGTTTGGCTGCCAGTGCCACCATCAATGATCCTATCTTGTTGGCTATTCCTCCCTTAGCCACACGATCAGCACCAATAACCACTTTATCTATTTGACCTTCCTGCATCAGACGACCAGCAGCACCGTCAACAATGAGTTTTACTGGAATGTTTTCCTGCTGCATTTCCCAGACACTTAACCGGGCTCCCTGAAGTACTGGGCGGGTTTCATCGCAAATAATATTGATATTTTTACCTTCATCATTAGCTGCCCTTATAACTCCCAGCGCAGTTCCATAATCCACACAGGCCAGTGCCCCGGCATTGCAGTGGGTTAGGATGGTGTCACCATCATCAATTACTGTGGCTCCATGTTTTCCCATGCGCCGGTTGGTTTCCATATCCTCCTCATACATCAGTAATGCTTCTTTGAGAGGGTCATCAGACGCCATGACCCTGTCAACAGCCCAGAAGAGATTCACTGCTGTGGGTCGTGCGTTTTTCATGTCAGTGGC is drawn from Methanobacterium petrolearium and contains these coding sequences:
- a CDS encoding class I SAM-dependent methyltransferase, whose amino-acid sequence is MIGLKVPKKETNHIRLSLQEKSLLNHDWRIKRSEDYVYLPLNQRPDDKFLKELGLIRADIVDTDFEEHKKRPRSMEDYLNGRIPPEKMDEFKKSFDIIGDVVILEIPDELEDEKYLIGEAALKFTKRKSVYRKKSKIKGIVRTRELEHLAGEDQPVTIHKEYDSHITLDVKKVYFSPRLATERKIVTDQVHDGEIIIDMFAGVGPFSINIARRRKVQIYAVDINPHAVNYLEKNITSNKLKGQIKPTQGDVAEVLKNLNLEVDRIIMNLPGTAYEFLPIAIKHIKPGGTLHYYQFSRDFEDPIKRVKQAAQPRHVKILDKRKVKSRSPGVWHVAIDAKIT
- the mtnA gene encoding S-methyl-5-thioribose-1-phosphate isomerase, producing the protein MKTMYWKDDLLYLLDQTILPHETEYLVCGTYQDVITAIKTMVVRGAPAIGVAAAFGMALAYLADEDMEKAATDMKNARPTAVNLFWAVDRVMASDDPLKEALLMYEEDMETNRRMGKHGATVIDDGDTILTHCNAGALACVDYGTALGVIRAANDEGKNINIICDETRPVLQGARLSVWEMQQENIPVKLIVDGAAGRLMQEGQIDKVVIGADRVAKGGIANKIGSLMVALAAKRFNVPFYVAAPKSTFDYESSIYDIEIEERDTFEVLSFAGCQAAPIGTEVRNPSFDVVPSDLITGIITEEGIVDPF